A part of Halobaculum sp. MBLA0143 genomic DNA contains:
- a CDS encoding Lrp/AsnC family transcriptional regulator: MVRAYVMVRAGTGAVETVADAVRATPHVAEAHVVAGDYDVIAEVETGEMYDVMEIVANELHEVAGVETTKTYVCIE; the protein is encoded by the coding sequence ATGGTTCGGGCGTACGTGATGGTCCGGGCGGGAACTGGGGCGGTGGAGACGGTGGCCGACGCGGTTCGGGCGACCCCGCACGTCGCGGAGGCACACGTTGTCGCCGGCGACTACGACGTAATCGCGGAAGTCGAGACCGGGGAGATGTACGACGTGATGGAGATCGTCGCCAACGAACTCCACGAGGTCGCGGGCGTCGAGACGACGAAGACGTACGTCTGTATCGAGTGA
- a CDS encoding dihydrofolate reductase, whose translation MEIQAVVAVSRTGGVGVDSGVPWSYPEDFDQYRDRVRGDPVVVGRQTFEEMEPIPESTNLVLTRDEDRTSERDDVAFVTSRAAAVAAAEAAGGSVLSVIGGGAVYRTFLPFTDRAFVSELPEQLEGDAVFPYLGAGWEVVNEREYDRFRLVEYENTTPAPRREL comes from the coding sequence ATGGAGATTCAGGCAGTCGTCGCGGTGTCGCGGACGGGCGGGGTCGGCGTGGACAGTGGGGTGCCGTGGTCGTACCCGGAGGACTTCGACCAGTACCGCGACCGGGTTCGAGGTGACCCGGTGGTCGTCGGCCGACAGACGTTCGAGGAGATGGAGCCGATTCCGGAGTCGACGAACCTGGTGTTGACCCGCGACGAGGACCGGACGAGCGAACGCGACGACGTGGCGTTCGTCACCTCGCGAGCGGCCGCCGTCGCGGCCGCCGAGGCAGCCGGGGGGAGCGTGCTGTCGGTCATCGGCGGCGGCGCCGTCTACCGGACGTTCCTCCCGTTCACCGACCGAGCGTTCGTCTCCGAACTGCCAGAGCAGCTCGAGGGCGACGCCGTGTTCCCGTACCTCGGCGCCGGCTGGGAGGTCGTGAACGAACGGGAGTACGACCGTTTCCGGCTCGTCGAGTACGAGAACACCACGCCGGCCCCGCGGCGAGAGCTGTAG
- a CDS encoding TrkA family potassium uptake protein, translated as MRFLIVGAGRVGLRTARVLREEGHEVTLVESDTDCAARARTDGFECLEGDGSHEELLVEAGVADADALGALTGDLNTNFAACLIGKHHDCRTVMRIDEDYREGIYQKYAEEVDEIVYPERLGAIGAKNALLGGNLQAIADVAENLQVVLFTVTDDSPMKGYNLSEVTLPSQARVLAFGKADGPMGIPLPDDSLETGDRIAVLADFDVLGDVRQLLLGRSDEEAAAAAAGGESA; from the coding sequence ATGCGATTCCTCATCGTCGGTGCCGGTCGGGTTGGACTGCGGACGGCCCGCGTGTTGCGTGAGGAGGGTCACGAGGTGACCCTCGTCGAGTCGGACACGGACTGTGCGGCTCGGGCACGCACGGACGGGTTCGAGTGTCTCGAGGGCGACGGCTCCCACGAGGAGCTGCTCGTGGAGGCGGGGGTCGCCGACGCGGACGCGCTGGGTGCGCTGACGGGTGATCTCAACACCAACTTCGCCGCGTGCCTGATCGGCAAACACCACGACTGCCGGACGGTGATGCGGATCGACGAGGACTACCGCGAGGGGATCTACCAGAAGTACGCCGAGGAGGTAGACGAGATCGTCTACCCGGAGCGACTGGGTGCCATCGGCGCCAAGAACGCCCTGCTGGGCGGGAACCTCCAGGCCATCGCGGACGTGGCGGAGAACCTCCAGGTGGTGTTGTTCACCGTCACGGACGACTCCCCGATGAAGGGGTACAACCTCTCGGAGGTGACGCTCCCCTCGCAGGCTCGAGTGTTGGCGTTCGGCAAGGCCGACGGCCCGATGGGGATCCCGTTGCCGGACGACTCTCTGGAGACGGGCGACCGGATCGCGGTGCTGGCGGACTTCGACGTGTTGGGAGACGTGCGTCAGCTCCTCTTGGGCCGGTCCGACGAGGAGGCGGCCGCGGCCGCTGCCGGAGGTGAGTCCGCGTGA
- a CDS encoding Lrp/AsnC family transcriptional regulator yields the protein MVKANTGEADRVKSALADTDDVVEAHIVAGDVDFVVKVTTDSPGDVKRVVAGDVRSLEGVERTQTYIAMDD from the coding sequence ATGGTGAAGGCCAACACCGGCGAGGCGGACCGGGTGAAGTCCGCACTGGCCGACACGGACGACGTCGTCGAGGCACACATCGTCGCCGGCGACGTCGACTTCGTCGTGAAGGTGACGACGGACAGCCCGGGCGACGTGAAACGGGTCGTCGCCGGCGACGTCCGTTCGCTGGAGGGGGTCGAACGGACGCAGACGTACATCGCGATGGACGACTGA
- the pepF gene encoding oligoendopeptidase F, whose translation MSSVPERSEIDEEFKWSIESLFEDDEVWEETLASVQERFNDLAAYEGRVDESAATLRELLQTYESVSRDAARVAQYAQLRSNEDTRNQEYQAMTAKAQSMRAELSSTVSFLEPELQAMADDTLAAFVDEEPALAEYEHYFDDVRRQREHTRSTEVEELLSELSEVLDAASETYQMLTNADMEFPTVDGPDGEPVEISQSNFTTLLQKPDRAFRQDVHESFYEEWGTVRNTVGTTLSKAVKTHVKTADARGYDSARAAALDGPNVPVEVYDTLVDTVTENADTLGRHAELKREALGVDTVESWDVYMSLTGDESPEIPYDRAKELVVDAVAPLGEAYQSRMAEGLESRWVDVYENRGKRSGAYSAGTYDSQPFIMMNYQDDVSSLYTLAHELGHSMHSELANDAQPWHDANYEIFVAEVASTVNETLLTHHLLENVDDDELRAHAIDQYLERFRSTLFRQTMFADFEQRIHEHAEAGRPLTPDAFDELYGEVKETFYATDAVNVDDLIRREWMRIPHFYYDFYVYQYATGISAAAAIVESIREDGESAAADYRRALEAGGSAYPLEILQTAGVDLTTAEPVESAIGVYDDFLDRAAALLGLE comes from the coding sequence ATGAGTAGCGTCCCCGAACGCTCGGAGATCGACGAGGAGTTCAAGTGGAGTATCGAGTCGTTGTTCGAAGACGACGAGGTCTGGGAGGAGACGCTGGCGTCCGTCCAGGAGCGGTTCAACGATCTCGCCGCCTACGAGGGGCGAGTCGACGAGAGCGCCGCGACGCTGCGAGAGCTGCTACAGACGTACGAGTCCGTCTCGCGGGACGCCGCCCGTGTCGCCCAGTACGCCCAGCTGCGGTCCAACGAGGACACCCGCAACCAGGAGTACCAGGCGATGACGGCGAAGGCCCAGTCGATGAGGGCGGAGCTGTCGAGCACGGTCAGCTTCCTGGAGCCGGAGCTGCAGGCGATGGCCGACGACACGCTGGCGGCGTTCGTCGACGAGGAGCCGGCGCTGGCGGAGTACGAACACTACTTCGACGACGTGCGGCGACAACGAGAACACACTCGCTCGACGGAGGTAGAGGAGCTGCTGTCGGAGCTGAGCGAGGTGTTGGACGCCGCGAGCGAGACGTACCAGATGCTGACGAACGCGGACATGGAGTTCCCGACCGTCGACGGGCCGGACGGCGAGCCCGTCGAGATCTCACAGAGCAACTTCACGACGCTGCTCCAGAAGCCCGACCGTGCGTTCCGCCAGGACGTCCACGAGTCGTTCTACGAGGAGTGGGGGACGGTCCGCAACACCGTCGGGACGACGCTGTCGAAGGCGGTCAAGACCCACGTGAAGACCGCCGACGCCCGGGGGTACGACTCCGCGCGGGCGGCGGCGCTGGACGGGCCGAACGTCCCCGTCGAGGTGTACGACACGCTCGTCGACACGGTGACAGAAAACGCAGACACGCTCGGCCGGCACGCGGAGCTGAAACGGGAGGCCCTGGGCGTCGACACCGTCGAGAGCTGGGACGTGTACATGTCGCTGACGGGCGACGAGAGCCCGGAGATTCCGTACGACCGCGCGAAGGAACTCGTCGTCGACGCCGTCGCGCCGCTGGGTGAGGCGTACCAGTCGCGGATGGCGGAGGGGCTGGAGTCGCGGTGGGTGGACGTGTACGAGAACCGTGGGAAGCGCTCCGGCGCCTACTCCGCGGGGACGTACGACAGCCAGCCGTTCATCATGATGAACTACCAGGACGACGTGTCCTCGCTGTACACGCTGGCACACGAACTGGGTCACTCGATGCACTCGGAGCTGGCCAACGACGCCCAGCCGTGGCACGACGCCAACTACGAGATCTTCGTCGCGGAGGTGGCCTCGACGGTCAACGAGACGTTGCTGACCCACCACCTGTTGGAGAACGTCGACGACGACGAACTGCGAGCACACGCCATCGACCAGTACCTCGAACGGTTCCGGTCGACGTTGTTCAGGCAGACGATGTTCGCGGACTTCGAGCAACGGATCCACGAACACGCGGAGGCGGGCCGGCCGTTGACGCCGGACGCGTTCGACGAACTGTACGGCGAGGTGAAAGAGACGTTCTACGCGACGGACGCGGTGAACGTCGACGACCTGATCCGGCGGGAGTGGATGCGGATCCCGCACTTCTACTACGACTTCTACGTCTACCAGTACGCGACCGGGATCTCCGCCGCGGCGGCCATCGTGGAGTCGATCCGGGAAGACGGGGAGTCGGCCGCGGCCGACTACCGGCGGGCCCTGGAGGCCGGCGGCAGCGCGTACCCGTTGGAGATTCTCCAGACGGCCGGCGTCGACCTGACGACCGCGGAGCCGGTGGAGTCGGCGATCGGCGTCTACGACGACTTCCTCGACCGGGCGGCCGCGCTCCTCGGCCTGGAGTGA